The Caulobacter sp. 73W region CGATGCGGACGTAGTCATCACCATGCTGCCCGCCGGCCCGCACGTGCGGTCGGTCTATGCCGAGACGATCCTGGGCAAGGCGGCGAAGTCAGCCCTGCTGATCGACTGCTCCACCATCGACGTGGAAAGCGCCCGCGCCGTGGCCGAACAGGCGAGGGCGGCGGGCTATCGCGTCGCCGACGCCCCGGTCAGCGGCGGCGTCATGGCGGCGGACGCCGGGACCCTGGCCTTCATGGTCGGCTGCGAGGACGCGGTGTTCGCGGATGTCGAGGCGGCTTTGGCGCCCATGGCGCGCGCGGTGATCCACGCCGGTTCGTCCGGGGCGGGGCAGGCGGCCAAGATCTGCAACAACATGCTGCTGGGCATCTCCATGCTCGGGACGTGCGAGGCGTTCGCCCTGGCCGAGAAGCTGGGCCTGGCGGCGGACCGGTTCTTCGACGTGGCGAGCCAGTCGTCGGGGAACTGCTGGTCGGTCAGCACCTACTGCCCGGTGCCGGGCGTGGGGCCGCAGACGCCGGCCGATCGGGGCTACGAGGGCGGTTTTGCGACCGCCATGATGCTGAAGGACTTGAAGTTGGCGCAGGACGCCGCCGCAAAGGCCGGCGGGACGACGCCGCTGGGCGCGCAGGCGCAGGCGCTGTATGCGCTGTTCGACACCCAAGGTTACGGGAAGAAGGACTTCTCGGCCGTGTTGCAGATGCTGCGCGGACGACTTGGCGAGCTTAGTTGAGAACCGCTCGCGGCTTCCGCGACATTTTCGCGTCGATTGGCGAATAACCGGTCTCGTTTTGTGGACAAATCTACAAACAGCATGCGAAAAGCCGCGCCATATTGAGAGGGATCAATGAATCCCCCGCTGGCATCGCCGAGCATCGTCGTCATGGATTACAAAGCCGCTTTCAAGAACGCCGTCGAACAGGTCCGTTCGGAGGGCCGCTATCGGGTCTTCGCCGACCTGAAGCGTCAGCAGGGCCACTTCCCGCGTGCCACCTGGACGCGCCCGGACGGGGGTGAGCAGGACGTCGTGGTCTGGTGCTCGAATGACTATCTCGGCCAGGGCCAGAACCCGGTGGTCATGGACGCCATGCACGCGGCCATCGACGCGCACGGCTCGGGCTCGGGCGGCACGCGCAACATCTCGGGCACCACGCACCAGCACGTCGAGCTGGAGCTGGAGTTGGCCGACCTTCACCAGAAGGAATCGGCGCTGGTCTTCACCTCGGGCTACGTGGCCAACGAGGCGACCCTGTCGAGCCTGCAGAAGATCCTGCCGGGCCTGATCATCTATTCGGACGCCCTGAACCACGCCTCGATGATCGCCGGCATCCGCAACGGCGGCTGCGAGCGCCACGTGTTCCGTCACAACGACCTGGAGCACCTGGAAGAACTGCTGGCGGCCTCGCCGGCGGATCGTCCCAAGCTGATCGCCTTCGAGAGCGTCTATTCGATGGACGGCGACATCGCCGACATCGCCGGGACCATCGCACTGGCCAAGAAGTACGGCGCCCTGACCTATCTCGATGAAGTGCATGCCGTGGGCATGTACGGCGAGCGCGGCGCCGGCGTGGCCGAGCGCGACGGCGTCATGGGCGACATCGACATCGTCGAGGGCACGCTTGGCAAGGCTTTTGGCGTCATGGGCGGCTACATCGCCGGCAACTCCGACATGGTCGACGCCGTCCGCCTCTACGCCGCGGGCTTCATCTTCACCACCTCGCTGCCGCCGTCCCTGATGGCCGGCGCCGCCGCGAGCGTGCGTTACCTGAAAGAGCACAACGAGCTGCGCGTCGCTCACCAGGAGCGCGCCGCGACCCTGAAGAAGATGATGGCCGACGCCGGCCTGCCGGTCATGCCGTCGGTCAGCCACATCGTGCCGGTGCTGGTGGGCGATCCCGTCCACTGCAAGATGATCTCCGACATGCTGCTGTCCGATCACGGCATCTATGTGCAGCCGATCAACTATCCGACCGTGCCGCGCGGCACCGAGCGCCTGCGCTTTACGCCGTCTCCGGCCCACACCGACGCGATGATGCGCGATCTGGTGAAGGCCATGGAGAAGCTGTGGGCCCACTGCAACGTGGCCCGCATGGGCGGCTACGCGGCCTGAGCCGGCAAACAGCGCTGAATATGGAAATGGCCGGGGAGACCCGGCCATTTTGCGTATCAGGAACTAGCGCTTGCGCCGGACGCCGCGGCCAAGGCCGATCTGCTTGGCGAAGTCGGAGCGCCGGGCGGCATAGGCGGGGGCGACCATCGGGTAGTCGGCCGGCAGGCCCCATTTGCGGCGATAGTCGTCGGGGCTCATGTCGTAGCGCGAGCGCAGGTAGCGCTTCAGCATCTTCAGCCGCTTACCGTCTTCCAGGCAGACGATGTAGTCGTTGGCGATCGAGCGGCTGATCGGCACGGCCGGCTTCTGCTTTTCGGCCGGAGCGGGGGGCTCGGCTTCGCCGAGGTTGGAAAGCGTGCTGTGGACGGAGCGGATCAGGTCAGGCAGCGCGTTGGCCGCCACGGTGTTTTGACCCACATAGGCGGCCACGATATCGGCGCTGAGCGACAAGATGTCCTGGTCGGACAGGTTGCCGGTTTCGTTCTCGTCCAATGACGCCATCAGATGAAATCCCCCTTCCACGCGAACAGGCCCGGAAAAGGCAGGAAAATCTGAACCGGGTCGACCGCTAACGCAGCGCTTGCCGATAGGTTCCGATTGATCCGCGCAGATGTCGGTTTAAAGAGGGGGCGCCCGCCCAAGCCGCAAGGAATCTCCCCATGAGCGCCTTTTTCTCCGCCGATCTCGCCACTGCCGACAAAGCCATCTTCGACCGCATCGGCCAGGAGCTGAAGCGCCAGCAAAACCAGATCGAACTGATCGCGTCGGAGAATATCGTCAGCCGCGCCGTGCTGGAGGCTCAAGGCTCGATCCTGACCAACAAGTACGCCGAGGGTTATCCGGGCAAGCGCTATTACGGCGGTTGCGAGTTCGTCGACGAGATCGAGCAGCTGGCCATAGACCGCGCCAAGCAGATCTTCGGCGCCGCCTTCGCCAACGTCCAGCCGCACTCGGGCTCGCAGGCCAACCAGGCGGTGTTCATGTCGCTGCTGCAGCCGGGCGACACGTTCCTGGGCATGGATCTGGCGGCGGGCGGGCACCTGACGCACGGCAGCCCGGCCAACCAGTCGGGCAAGTGGTTCAAGCCGGTGTCCTACACCGTGCGCACTCAGGACCAGCAGATCGACTACGACACCGTCGCCGAGATCGCGGCCAAGGAAAAGCCGAAGCTCATCATCGCCGGCGGCAGCGCCTATAGCCGCATCATCGACTTCGCCAAGTTCCGCGAAATCGCCGACAGCGTCGGCGCCTACCTGATGGTGGACATGGCGCACTTCGCGGGCCTGGTGGCCGGCGGCGTCTATCCCAACCCCGTGCCGCACGCCGACGTGGTGACCACCACCACCCACAAGACTTTGCGCGGCCCGCGCGGCGGCATGGTGCTGACCAACAGCGAAGCCATCGCCAAGAAGATCAACTCGGCGGTGTTCCCGGGTCTGCAAGGCGGCCCGCTGGAGCACGTGATCGCCGCAAAGGCCGTGGCCTTCGGCGAAGCGCTGCAACCGTCGTTCAAGGCCTACGCCAAGCAGGTCGTCGACAACGCCAAGGCCTTGGCCGACGCGCTGCAGGCTGGCGGTGTCAACATCGTCTCGGGCGGCACGGACAGCCACCTGATGCTGGTGGACCTACGCCCCAAGGGCGTGAACGGCCGTGACACCGAACACAGCCTGGAGCGCGCCAACATCACCACCAACAAGAACGGCGTGCCGTTCGACACCGCGCCCTTCACCATCACCTCGGGCATCCGCGTCGGCACCCCGGCGGGGACCACCCGCGGCTTTGGCGTGGAAGAGTTCCGCCTGGTCGGCCAGCTGATCGCCGAAGTGGTCGAGGGTCTCGCCAAGAACGGCGCGGACGGCAACGGCGCGGTCGAGGACAAGGTGCGCGAGCAAGTCTTGGCCTTGACGGCGCGCTTCCCCATCTACGCTTAATAGCGTTCATAAGGGGCCGGAGGGGCCAGATCTATGCGTTGCCCGTTCTGCGGACATGCCGAAAGCCAGGTGAAGGACAGCCGCCCGTCGGAAGATGGGGCGGCCATCCGTCGGCGTCGCCTGTGTCCCGAGTGCGGCGGCCGCTTCACAACCTTCGAGCGGGTGCAGCTGCGTGAGCTGATCATCGTCAAACGGTCGGGTCGACGCGCGCCGTTCGACCGTGACAAGCTGATGCGCTCCTTGTCCATCGCGCTTCGCAAGCGGCCGGTGGACCCCGAGCGGGTCGAGCGCATGGTCAACGGCATCGTCCGCCAGCTGGAAAGCATGGGCGAGACCGAACTGCAGTCGCACGTGGTCGGCGAGCTGGTCATGAAGGGGCTGAAAAGCCTCGATGACGTGGCCTATGTCCGCTACGCCTCGGTCTATCGCGACTTCCGCGATGGGGAGGACTTCGCCAAATTCCTCGGTGATGAAGGCCTCAACGAGGGCGACGAGGCCTGATCGGCCATGCCCAAGCCGGCGATGTTCGTGACCCTGAAATTGGCCACCTCCCTGGACGGGCGGATCGCGACCGCGTCCGGCGAGAGCCGCTGGATCACCGGCTCGGCCGCGCGCGAGACGGTGCATCGCCTTCGTTCGCGGCACGATGCGGTGCTGGTCGGGGTCGAGACGGCCCTGGCCGATGATCCCGAGCTGACCGTCCGCACGGCCGGCTATGAGGGCAAGCAGCCGTCGCGCATTGTGCTGGATAGCCGTCAGAGGCTGCCTCAAACCTGCAAGCTTGTGGCGACGGCGCGCCAGATCCCTACCTACGTACTGACGACGCAGCCGGCGCAGTCGCGCTTGACTGACGCTGGGGTGCGGGTGCTGCAAATCCCGGCGACGGGCGAGCGGGTCGATCTGCCGGCGGCCATGCAGACCTTAGCCGGGCAGGGGATCGAAAAGCTGTTCGTCGAGGGCGGCGGTCAGGTGGCGTCGAGCTTCCTGCGCTGCGGTCTGGTCGATGTGATGGAGTGGTTTAGGGCGCCGGTGGTGCTGGGCGGCGAAGGGCGGCCCGGCGTGGGCGCCCTGGCCGTCGAGGCGCTGGCCGATGCGCCGAGGTTTAAACGGGTCGCGGCCGCCACGCTCGGCGACGACCTTTGGGAGCGGTACGAGAGGCTCTAGATGTTCACCGGAATCGTCACCGACATCGGCCGTGTCCGCGCCGTGCGCGACACCGATCGCGACCGCCGCTACGAGATCGAGACTGTCTTCGACCTGTCGACGGTGGATATCGGCGCGTCCATCGCTCACGCCGGCTGCTGCCTGACGGTGGTGGAGAAGGGCGAGGGCTGGTTCGCGGTGGAAGTCTCCGACGAGACCCTGTCCAAGACCACCCTGGGGACCTGGAGCGAAGGCTCGCGCGTGAACCTCGAGCGCTCCGCCCGCCTGGGCGACGAGATGGGCGGCCACGTGGTGTCCGGCCACGTGGACGGCGTCGGCGAGGTGGTGAGCATCGAGGTGGTCGGCGGATCGCACCATTTCCGCGTCCGCGCGCCGCGCCCGCTGCATCGCTACATCGCCCAGAAGGGCTCCATCGCCGTGGAGGGCGTGTCCCTGACGGTCAACGCGGTGGAGGACGACGTCTTCCACCTCAACATCATCCCGCACACCTTCGAGGTCACCACGCTGGGCGCGCTGAAAGCCGGCGACAGGGTGAACCTCGAGATCGACATGCTGGCGCGATACCTCGCGCGCTGGCAGGAGACGGCCCAATGAGTTCCGATATCCCCATCTCGCCCATCGAGGACATCATCGAGGACGCCCGCAACGGCCGTCCCTATATCCTGGTGGACGCCGAGGACCGCGAGAACGAGGGGGATGTGATCATCCCCGCGCAGTTTGCGACGCCCGAACAGATCAACTTCATGGCCAAGCACGCGCGGGGCCTGATCTGCCTGTCGATCACCGGC contains the following coding sequences:
- a CDS encoding MucR family transcriptional regulator, which codes for MASLDENETGNLSDQDILSLSADIVAAYVGQNTVAANALPDLIRSVHSTLSNLGEAEPPAPAEKQKPAVPISRSIANDYIVCLEDGKRLKMLKRYLRSRYDMSPDDYRRKWGLPADYPMVAPAYAARRSDFAKQIGLGRGVRRKR
- the glyA gene encoding serine hydroxymethyltransferase; the protein is MSAFFSADLATADKAIFDRIGQELKRQQNQIELIASENIVSRAVLEAQGSILTNKYAEGYPGKRYYGGCEFVDEIEQLAIDRAKQIFGAAFANVQPHSGSQANQAVFMSLLQPGDTFLGMDLAAGGHLTHGSPANQSGKWFKPVSYTVRTQDQQIDYDTVAEIAAKEKPKLIIAGGSAYSRIIDFAKFREIADSVGAYLMVDMAHFAGLVAGGVYPNPVPHADVVTTTTHKTLRGPRGGMVLTNSEAIAKKINSAVFPGLQGGPLEHVIAAKAVAFGEALQPSFKAYAKQVVDNAKALADALQAGGVNIVSGGTDSHLMLVDLRPKGVNGRDTEHSLERANITTNKNGVPFDTAPFTITSGIRVGTPAGTTRGFGVEEFRLVGQLIAEVVEGLAKNGADGNGAVEDKVREQVLALTARFPIYA
- the ribD gene encoding bifunctional diaminohydroxyphosphoribosylaminopyrimidine deaminase/5-amino-6-(5-phosphoribosylamino)uracil reductase RibD: MPKPAMFVTLKLATSLDGRIATASGESRWITGSAARETVHRLRSRHDAVLVGVETALADDPELTVRTAGYEGKQPSRIVLDSRQRLPQTCKLVATARQIPTYVLTTQPAQSRLTDAGVRVLQIPATGERVDLPAAMQTLAGQGIEKLFVEGGGQVASSFLRCGLVDVMEWFRAPVVLGGEGRPGVGALAVEALADAPRFKRVAAATLGDDLWERYERL
- the nrdR gene encoding transcriptional regulator NrdR, producing MRCPFCGHAESQVKDSRPSEDGAAIRRRRLCPECGGRFTTFERVQLRELIIVKRSGRRAPFDRDKLMRSLSIALRKRPVDPERVERMVNGIVRQLESMGETELQSHVVGELVMKGLKSLDDVAYVRYASVYRDFRDGEDFAKFLGDEGLNEGDEA
- the hemA gene encoding 5-aminolevulinate synthase, with product MDYKAAFKNAVEQVRSEGRYRVFADLKRQQGHFPRATWTRPDGGEQDVVVWCSNDYLGQGQNPVVMDAMHAAIDAHGSGSGGTRNISGTTHQHVELELELADLHQKESALVFTSGYVANEATLSSLQKILPGLIIYSDALNHASMIAGIRNGGCERHVFRHNDLEHLEELLAASPADRPKLIAFESVYSMDGDIADIAGTIALAKKYGALTYLDEVHAVGMYGERGAGVAERDGVMGDIDIVEGTLGKAFGVMGGYIAGNSDMVDAVRLYAAGFIFTTSLPPSLMAGAAASVRYLKEHNELRVAHQERAATLKKMMADAGLPVMPSVSHIVPVLVGDPVHCKMISDMLLSDHGIYVQPINYPTVPRGTERLRFTPSPAHTDAMMRDLVKAMEKLWAHCNVARMGGYAA
- a CDS encoding riboflavin synthase, giving the protein MFTGIVTDIGRVRAVRDTDRDRRYEIETVFDLSTVDIGASIAHAGCCLTVVEKGEGWFAVEVSDETLSKTTLGTWSEGSRVNLERSARLGDEMGGHVVSGHVDGVGEVVSIEVVGGSHHFRVRAPRPLHRYIAQKGSIAVEGVSLTVNAVEDDVFHLNIIPHTFEVTTLGALKAGDRVNLEIDMLARYLARWQETAQ
- the mmsB gene encoding 3-hydroxyisobutyrate dehydrogenase gives rise to the protein MMRIAFIGLGAMGGGMAANQAKAGHQIAAFDLSEAAVARAVEAGCRAAGSAAEAVADADVVITMLPAGPHVRSVYAETILGKAAKSALLIDCSTIDVESARAVAEQARAAGYRVADAPVSGGVMAADAGTLAFMVGCEDAVFADVEAALAPMARAVIHAGSSGAGQAAKICNNMLLGISMLGTCEAFALAEKLGLAADRFFDVASQSSGNCWSVSTYCPVPGVGPQTPADRGYEGGFATAMMLKDLKLAQDAAAKAGGTTPLGAQAQALYALFDTQGYGKKDFSAVLQMLRGRLGELS